From Homalodisca vitripennis isolate AUS2020 chromosome 1, UT_GWSS_2.1, whole genome shotgun sequence, the proteins below share one genomic window:
- the LOC124355266 gene encoding heterogeneous nuclear ribonucleoprotein A1, A2/B1 homolog has translation MSSSEKSNENREPEQLRKLFIGGLDYRTTDESLKEFFLKWGEIVDVVVMKDPNTKRSRGFGFITYARSNMVDDAMAKRPHVVNGRQVETKRAIPRTEIGNPEAEASVKKLFIGGLKETINEDDLKKYFEEFGNIINISVPVNKENGSKRGFAFIEFDDYDPVDKVILQRSHVIKGKSVDVRKALSKEIISRVKGGYQYPGIQFLAAGGNGYGANPWDAPGDNQVWSGPSQQWGMNQNQEGNYGHGWGAQENFTGGPMRNNMYSGQNRSAPYGMGTGGPSGPYGGSGGSNRRY, from the exons AATGAAAACCGGGAGCCAGAACAGCTTAGAAAGCTATTTATTGGTGGGTTGGACTACAGAACTACTGATGAATCTTTAAAGGAGTTCTTTCTAAAATGGGGAGAAATTGTTGATGTAGTTGTTATGAAGGACCCAAACACTAAAAG GTCACGAGGATTTGGGTTTATCACTTATGCTCGTTCCAACATGGTGGACGATGCTATGGCTAAAAGACCCCATGTCGTCAATGGTCGACAAGTTGAAACAAAGCGAGCAATACCGAGAACGGAGATCGGAAATCCAGAAGCCGAGGCTTCTGTAAAGAAGTTGTTCATCGGTGGTCTGAAAGAAACTATTAATGAGGATGATCTCAAAAAGTACTTTGAAGAGTTTGGTAACATCATCAATATTTCTGTCCCCGTCAACAAAGAAAATGGTTCAAAGAGGGGATTTGCATTCATTGAATTTGATGACTATGATCCAGTAGACAAAGTCATTT TGCAAAGAAGTCATGTCATCAAAGGAAAGAGTGTGGATGTAAGAAAAGCACTCTCTAAGGAAATCATTTCCAGAGTAAAGGGAGGGTACCAATA TCCGGGAATCCAGTTCCTGGCTGCAG GTGGTAACGGGTATGGAGCCAACCCTTGGGATGCCCCAGGAGATAACCAGGTTTGGAGTGGCCCATCTCAGCAGTGGGGAATGAATCAGAATCAAGAAGGAAACTATGGACATGGCTGGGGAGCCCAGGAGAACTTCACCGGAGGGCCCATGCGCAACAACATGTACTCAGGTCAAAATAGGAGTGCCCCTTATG